Proteins encoded within one genomic window of Lysinibacillus sphaericus:
- a CDS encoding ABC transporter permease has translation MNLALKEMKKNKVRFVILGSIVFLVSLLTFIISGLANGLSQDNAALIKDLPAGQFYMNEDADETYNLSRIDSSTQDEILSKQKDAVAFSIQMGFINDKAGKQQSVAFVTATDSPLFANVKHEEIILDSSLKDKGIQIGDTVTNNQFSGKFIVKDFVEQKKYSHAPVAYISMEDYQEIYRVKEMQLVFTPDGDASQAYTGLQAFSKSDFLNTIPSYSAEQMSLNMIVWFLVVISGMLFAIFFYMMNVQKIGLYGILKAIGLKTSKLFKMIWTQMIVITVISLVLSITLSQVFNQFAPQGMPFSLSFATITQLSIVFLIIGFIGATISGIQIKKIQPLQAIQQGEV, from the coding sequence ATGAACCTAGCTTTAAAAGAAATGAAGAAAAATAAAGTGCGATTTGTGATTTTAGGTTCGATTGTTTTTCTGGTGAGTTTATTAACCTTTATTATTTCGGGTTTGGCAAATGGATTATCGCAAGACAATGCTGCGCTTATTAAAGATTTGCCAGCGGGGCAGTTTTACATGAATGAAGATGCAGATGAAACATATAATCTGTCTAGAATAGATAGCAGTACCCAAGATGAAATTTTAAGCAAACAAAAAGATGCTGTTGCCTTTTCTATTCAAATGGGCTTTATCAATGATAAGGCAGGAAAGCAACAAAGCGTGGCATTTGTAACAGCTACCGATTCGCCGTTATTTGCAAATGTTAAACATGAAGAAATTATTTTAGATAGCTCATTAAAGGATAAAGGTATACAGATAGGCGATACAGTAACGAACAATCAGTTTAGTGGCAAGTTTATTGTAAAAGATTTTGTTGAACAAAAGAAATATAGCCATGCGCCAGTTGCCTATATTAGTATGGAAGATTACCAAGAAATTTATCGAGTTAAAGAAATGCAATTAGTGTTTACACCAGATGGGGATGCCTCACAAGCGTATACAGGATTACAAGCTTTTTCAAAAAGTGATTTTTTAAATACGATACCGAGTTATAGCGCAGAACAAATGTCTCTTAATATGATTGTCTGGTTTTTAGTTGTCATTAGTGGCATGCTGTTTGCAATCTTTTTCTATATGATGAACGTTCAGAAGATTGGCTTATACGGTATTTTAAAAGCAATTGGTTTAAAAACAAGTAAGCTATTCAAAATGATTTGGACACAAATGATTGTGATTACTGTGATTTCTCTGGTGCTATCTATTACACTAAGCCAAGTTTTTAATCAGTTTGCACCACAAGGAATGCCATTTAGTTTAAGTTTTGCTACAATAACGCAATTGTCGATTGTATTCCTTATTATTGGATTTATCGGGGCTACCATTTCAGGGATCCAAATTAAAAAAATTCAACCATTACAAGCGATACAACAAGGAGAGGTCTAA
- a CDS encoding ABC transporter ATP-binding protein, translated as MTQFTMENVRKTFTNGEVQEEILKGINLTLKEGEVTALVGASGSGKSTLLTIAAGLQPTTDGQVIFEGKNMTTLSADQVRQVRASKFGFVFQFAHLVPFLTVEEQLLLMLEVSETPLKKHEQQREVERILKLVGMDHRKNAYPSSLSGGEKQRVAIARAIIHKPKVLFADEPTASLDSKRSKDVMELIRNLTKTLNITTLMVTHDEEMLMYTDQVIKMNDGKILQNVN; from the coding sequence ATGACACAATTTACAATGGAGAATGTTAGAAAAACGTTTACAAATGGTGAAGTGCAGGAAGAAATATTAAAAGGCATTAACCTGACCCTGAAGGAAGGTGAAGTAACAGCATTAGTGGGCGCTTCAGGTTCTGGTAAAAGTACTTTGCTAACGATTGCAGCAGGTTTGCAACCTACAACCGATGGGCAGGTAATCTTTGAAGGGAAAAACATGACGACATTAAGTGCAGATCAAGTTCGACAAGTACGGGCAAGTAAATTTGGCTTTGTCTTTCAATTTGCACATTTAGTTCCGTTTCTTACAGTAGAAGAACAGCTCCTGCTGATGTTGGAAGTATCTGAAACGCCATTAAAGAAACACGAGCAGCAAAGAGAGGTAGAGCGTATTTTAAAATTAGTAGGGATGGATCATCGCAAAAATGCCTATCCTTCTTCTTTATCAGGTGGGGAAAAGCAACGAGTTGCGATTGCTCGAGCGATTATTCATAAACCGAAAGTGCTCTTTGCAGATGAGCCAACAGCAAGTCTCGATTCGAAACGGTCGAAGGACGTAATGGAGTTAATTCGAAATCTTACTAAAACATTAAATATCACGACGTTAATGGTTACACATGATGAAGAAATGCTTATGTATACAGACCAAGTCATAAAAATGAATGACGGTAAAATTTTGCAAAATGTAAATTAA
- a CDS encoding AraC family transcriptional regulator encodes MKITIEELPASKIAFFRNVGQYGERQNKGLMESFKQWAHLNDLLNQSAIFGIAQDNPEITPKEQCRYDVGIMIHENFHVSKPAHVGTFSGGKYAVFLLDHTKEAISTFWSTVFSEIEQHQLIMRQEPIIERYTSQMIDNHLCEILVPIQ; translated from the coding sequence ATGAAAATCACAATTGAAGAATTACCCGCTTCAAAAATTGCCTTTTTTAGAAACGTTGGTCAATATGGTGAACGGCAAAACAAAGGGTTAATGGAGTCTTTTAAACAATGGGCACATTTAAATGACTTGTTGAACCAATCAGCCATATTCGGCATAGCGCAAGATAATCCCGAAATAACACCTAAAGAGCAATGCCGTTATGATGTTGGCATAATGATTCATGAAAATTTCCATGTGTCAAAACCTGCACATGTTGGTACATTTAGTGGCGGGAAATACGCTGTTTTCTTGCTCGACCATACTAAAGAAGCAATCAGCACATTTTGGAGCACTGTCTTTTCAGAAATCGAGCAACATCAGCTAATCATGAGACAAGAACCAATAATTGAAAGATATACGTCGCAAATGATTGATAATCATTTATGCGAAATATTAGTTCCGATTCAGTAA
- a CDS encoding 3-hydroxyacyl-CoA dehydrogenase, which produces MRGGSQMNYQNITVAGSGVLGSQIAYQSAFKGFNVTVYDINDEALKNAQERITKLKPLYQHDLGATQEEVDAAYARLSFNSDLADAVANADLVIEAIPEVVKIKTEFYTNLGKVAPAKTIFATNSSTLLPSQFAEATGRPEKFLALHFANTIWVNNTAEIMKHPGTDMKVFDEVVEFARAIGMVPLPLYKEQPGYILNSLLVPFLDAAEMLLVKEVADPETIDKTWMIGTGAPLGPFAILDVVGINTAHNIVEAKAAATGDENMKKLANLLKTEYIDKGKLGRATGEGFYQYPNPSFAKPDFLKS; this is translated from the coding sequence ATCAGAGGAGGAAGTCAGATGAATTATCAAAATATTACTGTAGCAGGAAGCGGAGTTTTAGGAAGCCAGATTGCTTATCAGTCTGCTTTTAAAGGATTTAACGTTACTGTATACGATATTAATGACGAAGCTTTAAAAAATGCGCAAGAGCGTATTACAAAGTTAAAACCATTGTACCAGCACGATTTAGGTGCCACACAGGAAGAAGTGGATGCTGCTTACGCTCGTCTATCATTTAATAGTGATTTAGCAGATGCTGTAGCAAATGCTGATTTAGTTATCGAAGCTATTCCTGAAGTTGTAAAAATTAAAACTGAATTCTACACAAACCTTGGTAAAGTTGCACCCGCAAAAACAATTTTTGCTACGAACTCATCGACTTTATTACCTAGCCAATTTGCAGAAGCAACAGGGCGTCCAGAGAAATTTTTAGCATTACATTTTGCTAATACTATTTGGGTAAACAATACTGCTGAAATTATGAAACACCCAGGTACAGATATGAAAGTATTTGATGAAGTGGTGGAATTTGCACGTGCAATCGGCATGGTACCACTACCTTTATATAAAGAACAGCCTGGCTATATTTTAAACTCTTTACTAGTGCCATTTTTAGATGCAGCAGAAATGCTATTAGTGAAAGAAGTAGCTGACCCTGAAACAATTGATAAAACATGGATGATTGGTACTGGCGCTCCTCTTGGACCATTTGCTATTTTAGACGTTGTAGGTATTAATACAGCCCATAACATTGTAGAAGCAAAAGCTGCCGCTACAGGGGATGAAAACATGAAAAAATTAGCTAACCTATTGAAAACAGAGTATATCGATAAAGGTAAATTAGGACGAGCTACAGGTGAAGGCTTCTACCAATACCCTAACCCAAGCTTCGCTAAACCCGATTTCCTAAAAAGCTAG
- a CDS encoding S-layer homology domain-containing protein, with protein MKKTILAGALSIACFTGGFATQAQAQGNDNIANIIHPNQVVVATNQAQSMSYQDIYKMLLLSELGIDNPDNMTVVTTKNSITLKISLKAVMDSYSDGSNLYPEGEKEFKENYEEIKKLFGDAMQMRFIQSGNSYKAEVYAEGKWQTASNKDVNDWLTVLNRADFDLKPGGYFTDAIGHWAENYIQLLYQAGIVTGVTDTTFNPNGQVTRGQLAAMIFRASGLDVNEDYEGPATYKDMQGFWGAKEVAILQEYGLLEIFDGENFEPNKPATREEMAHVTASYLESVEFDVEKANKNNTFTDKGDMRQEAVASIGLLQQLGIIEGANGKFNPKGNLTRAQFTKILSLTLMTVNK; from the coding sequence ATGAAGAAAACGATTTTAGCTGGAGCTTTAAGTATTGCTTGTTTTACAGGAGGTTTTGCTACACAAGCACAAGCTCAAGGCAATGACAATATTGCCAATATTATTCATCCAAATCAGGTTGTTGTAGCAACAAACCAAGCGCAGTCTATGTCTTATCAAGATATCTACAAAATGCTATTACTTTCAGAATTAGGTATTGACAATCCTGATAATATGACTGTAGTAACAACTAAAAATAGCATTACTTTGAAAATTTCACTAAAGGCAGTAATGGATAGCTATTCAGATGGGTCAAACTTATATCCTGAGGGTGAAAAAGAGTTTAAAGAAAACTACGAAGAAATTAAAAAGCTATTTGGTGATGCTATGCAAATGCGCTTTATTCAATCTGGTAATAGTTACAAAGCTGAAGTTTATGCAGAAGGGAAATGGCAAACTGCAAGTAATAAAGATGTGAATGATTGGTTGACAGTATTAAACCGTGCAGATTTTGATCTTAAACCAGGTGGTTATTTTACAGATGCAATTGGTCACTGGGCTGAAAACTATATCCAATTACTTTATCAAGCTGGAATAGTGACAGGTGTTACGGATACAACGTTTAATCCGAATGGTCAAGTAACACGTGGACAATTAGCTGCAATGATTTTCCGTGCTTCAGGACTAGATGTTAATGAAGATTATGAAGGTCCAGCTACATACAAAGATATGCAAGGCTTCTGGGGGGCAAAGGAAGTAGCGATTTTACAAGAGTATGGATTACTCGAAATTTTTGATGGTGAAAATTTTGAACCAAATAAACCGGCTACACGTGAGGAAATGGCTCATGTAACGGCAAGCTACTTGGAATCAGTGGAATTCGATGTAGAAAAGGCTAATAAAAATAATACTTTTACAGATAAAGGTGACATGCGTCAGGAAGCGGTAGCATCGATTGGCTTATTACAGCAATTAGGAATTATTGAAGGCGCAAATGGTAAGTTTAATCCAAAAGGCAATTTGACTCGTGCGCAATTTACGAAAATCTTATCGCTTACACTGATGACAGTAAATAAATAG
- a CDS encoding zinc transporter family protein, with amino-acid sequence MILGGFLFFSVSIGGTIAWVFSKLFQHTTQGLSLLCGGFLLGLLILDIIPSSFQMYKSFGIILGILIGYLVFQLLSSLFHPTNYQNPSVSLLAIAMVIHTIPISLTVGNLLGNSALSITITASIILHHLPEGFALTTAFLSQSEKLWKLFIYFIGFSIFFIIFILIGQYWDLTIRAQGILMGLSIGLIGTASISEFILHHVQTVTCKAFLTYILLGYFLSYMFHVLAG; translated from the coding sequence ATGATACTTGGAGGATTTCTTTTTTTCAGCGTGAGTATAGGAGGAACAATTGCTTGGGTTTTCTCTAAGCTTTTTCAACATACAACCCAGGGCTTATCATTATTATGTGGCGGATTTTTATTGGGATTGCTTATACTAGACATCATTCCATCCTCATTTCAAATGTACAAGTCTTTTGGCATCATACTAGGCATTCTCATCGGCTATTTAGTTTTTCAACTACTTAGTAGTTTATTTCACCCGACTAATTATCAAAATCCCTCCGTTTCCTTGCTCGCCATTGCAATGGTCATTCATACAATCCCAATCAGTCTTACAGTAGGTAATTTACTAGGAAACTCTGCATTAAGTATAACGATCACAGCTTCCATTATTCTTCATCATCTTCCTGAAGGATTTGCACTTACAACAGCTTTTCTCTCACAAAGTGAAAAGCTATGGAAGCTATTTATTTATTTCATCGGATTCTCCATTTTCTTTATCATTTTTATTTTAATTGGTCAGTATTGGGATTTAACAATAAGAGCACAAGGAATATTAATGGGCTTATCAATCGGATTAATCGGTACGGCTAGTATTTCAGAGTTTATTTTGCACCACGTACAAACAGTCACTTGTAAAGCCTTTCTCACCTATATATTATTAGGCTATTTTTTAAGCTATATGTTCCACGTACTTGCAGGATGA
- a CDS encoding MerR family transcriptional regulator, whose product MTSVNSTTWHYNIKQVSEVTGLSKQVIRKWEERYQLVEPKRLDNGHRVYTEQDIQILLKVRKLSEQGYSIKQAATVVKTMEPEQESDSKPIPVPTIHHEMNDYVFLLLEKGAHCDEIEINRILQDAHYALGLPKFLSTVVIPLLHEVGMRWEKAEWSEYQEAVITMVIRDYLVQIRRNYQYKDNAPLIMGACLPGEYHEVPLHILLLQAMLLGWKSFLIGSSPALGAIESLVSKFQPQIVILSALTTMPFEMHPALLQQLEDFASKYPSIQFYLGGAGAIEYTKDKDLHFIKIAQTIEEVFQ is encoded by the coding sequence ATGACATCTGTCAATTCAACAACATGGCATTATAATATTAAACAAGTTTCTGAAGTAACGGGTCTTTCTAAGCAAGTCATTCGAAAATGGGAAGAACGCTATCAACTTGTTGAACCAAAACGATTAGACAACGGTCATAGAGTTTACACAGAACAAGATATTCAAATACTACTAAAGGTACGAAAACTATCCGAACAAGGATATTCTATAAAACAAGCGGCCACAGTTGTCAAAACAATGGAGCCAGAACAAGAATCAGATTCTAAACCAATTCCTGTTCCAACTATCCATCACGAAATGAACGATTATGTTTTTCTTCTACTAGAAAAAGGGGCGCATTGTGACGAAATTGAAATTAACCGAATTCTTCAAGATGCTCATTATGCGCTTGGCTTACCCAAATTTCTATCGACTGTAGTTATTCCTTTGTTACATGAAGTAGGTATGCGATGGGAAAAAGCGGAATGGTCAGAATATCAGGAAGCTGTTATCACGATGGTGATCCGAGATTATTTAGTACAGATTAGACGCAACTATCAATATAAAGACAACGCCCCGCTCATTATGGGGGCATGTTTACCAGGGGAATATCATGAAGTCCCACTCCATATTTTGCTTTTACAAGCGATGTTGCTTGGATGGAAGTCATTTTTAATAGGGAGCTCACCTGCACTAGGGGCAATTGAATCGCTCGTTTCGAAGTTTCAGCCTCAAATTGTTATATTGTCCGCTCTAACAACTATGCCTTTTGAAATGCACCCTGCTCTCTTACAGCAATTAGAGGATTTTGCTTCAAAGTATCCATCTATACAATTTTATTTAGGTGGAGCTGGCGCAATCGAATATACAAAAGATAAAGACTTACATTTTATTAAAATTGCTCAAACGATTGAAGAAGTCTTCCAATAA
- a CDS encoding globin-coupled sensor protein encodes MAKWWKRKLEASKDELFRLEDGFEPVIELSTMPELEKQMVLIGLKREDFYIIKACQPFVRDGIEEVTAVFYQNILAVPSLRKIIEERTQIDRLKKTLGNYLIAMFDGAFNVEAIERKRKLARMHFKIGLEPKWYMGTFQHIQEAIINLIVKEMTAPALREQIMLTISKLINLEMQIVLEEYEKENVKIRNDQYNHIKNELKQKISLISQDLANLTEETNSSIDEVDVQTTMIAQIIERNVETVHHINQDADVGNQHVMKLEQEMRHIYNRTEEMGTLIGNLKESSDRIIDIVLLVKAIADQTNLLALNASIEAARAGEHGKGFAVVAQEVRNLAEQSKQSVEEITKLVQTSTSLTMRAVEMIDRIEESVADGVEAAVETQSKFHDILQAIVENERCIVQVETDVKNLEKVISSIGNETRTVASTADSLYQTAMHL; translated from the coding sequence GTGGCGAAATGGTGGAAACGGAAGTTAGAAGCTTCTAAAGATGAATTATTTAGGTTGGAAGATGGCTTTGAACCAGTTATTGAATTGTCTACTATGCCAGAGTTAGAAAAACAGATGGTATTAATAGGGCTTAAACGAGAAGATTTCTACATAATAAAAGCATGTCAGCCATTTGTTCGCGACGGTATCGAAGAAGTAACGGCTGTATTTTACCAAAACATACTCGCAGTTCCATCGTTGCGTAAAATCATTGAGGAGCGTACCCAAATCGATCGCTTGAAAAAAACATTAGGGAACTATTTAATTGCAATGTTTGATGGAGCTTTTAATGTAGAAGCAATTGAAAGAAAAAGAAAGCTAGCTCGCATGCATTTTAAAATTGGTCTAGAGCCAAAGTGGTATATGGGTACTTTTCAACATATCCAAGAAGCAATCATCAATTTGATTGTGAAAGAGATGACAGCACCTGCTCTTCGTGAGCAAATTATGTTAACCATTTCAAAATTAATTAATCTTGAAATGCAAATTGTGTTGGAAGAATACGAAAAGGAAAACGTTAAAATAAGAAATGATCAATACAATCACATTAAAAATGAGTTAAAACAAAAAATATCTTTAATCAGTCAAGATTTGGCTAATTTAACTGAAGAAACAAATTCGTCTATTGATGAAGTAGATGTGCAAACGACGATGATTGCACAAATAATTGAAAGAAATGTCGAGACTGTTCATCATATTAATCAAGATGCAGATGTTGGTAATCAACATGTCATGAAGTTGGAACAAGAGATGCGCCATATATATAACCGGACAGAAGAAATGGGCACATTAATCGGCAACTTAAAAGAGTCTTCGGATCGTATTATTGATATTGTTTTGCTCGTCAAAGCCATTGCAGATCAAACCAATTTGCTTGCCTTAAATGCCTCTATTGAAGCGGCAAGAGCAGGTGAACATGGTAAAGGATTCGCGGTAGTTGCTCAGGAGGTACGCAATTTAGCTGAACAGTCAAAACAATCTGTCGAGGAAATTACGAAGCTTGTTCAAACATCTACCTCTTTAACGATGCGTGCAGTTGAAATGATAGATCGTATTGAAGAAAGCGTGGCAGATGGTGTTGAGGCTGCTGTTGAAACACAATCGAAATTTCACGATATCCTCCAAGCTATTGTGGAAAATGAGCGATGTATTGTACAGGTAGAAACGGATGTAAAAAATTTAGAAAAGGTAATTAGCTCTATTGGGAACGAAACACGCACTGTTGCTAGCACAGCCGATAGTTTATATCAGACAGCCATGCATTTGTAA
- a CDS encoding tryptophan-rich sensory protein: MKWVALLSYIAMIIINGLASTIGINGKTTAEISNQIEVLFTPAGYVFAIWIVIYIVLGIWIFIHFFSKTENQETAIINLVTLTCLFNIAWLLCWHYAYFVLSIVMMVGLLISLILIYSSYPKGDTRFAGRLPFSIYLGWISVALMANISFVLKYYQWNGFGISEIWWTNLLLFVATCLAIYIRTVEVDVVFPLVIIWALIGIAVKNGVDAGSLFYMPILYSVVLLIWIFVGKRKE; the protein is encoded by the coding sequence ATGAAGTGGGTTGCACTGTTAAGCTATATAGCAATGATTATAATCAATGGTTTAGCAAGTACAATCGGTATTAATGGCAAAACAACAGCGGAAATATCCAATCAAATAGAGGTACTTTTCACACCAGCAGGTTATGTTTTTGCCATTTGGATTGTGATTTATATTGTTTTGGGAATATGGATTTTTATTCATTTCTTTTCGAAAACAGAAAATCAGGAGACCGCCATTATCAATCTTGTTACATTAACGTGTCTGTTTAATATTGCGTGGCTTTTATGTTGGCATTATGCATATTTCGTATTATCCATTGTAATGATGGTAGGTCTCCTTATAAGCTTAATCTTGATATACAGTAGTTATCCAAAAGGGGATACTCGTTTTGCAGGAAGATTACCGTTCTCGATTTATTTAGGCTGGATTAGTGTAGCCTTAATGGCGAATATTAGTTTTGTACTGAAGTATTATCAATGGAATGGCTTTGGTATCTCTGAAATATGGTGGACAAATTTATTGCTCTTTGTCGCTACATGTCTTGCTATTTATATACGCACTGTAGAAGTGGATGTTGTGTTTCCACTAGTTATTATTTGGGCTCTTATCGGCATTGCTGTCAAAAATGGAGTGGATGCAGGAAGTTTATTTTATATGCCTATACTGTATAGCGTAGTGCTCTTGATATGGATTTTTGTAGGAAAGCGGAAAGAGTAA
- a CDS encoding GNAT family N-acetyltransferase has product MLEYRLVTTIDELESYKETWTKILEREKNDNPFIEYGWVSTWWSILGCEENVEIYVVEHSGEPIAFFPFVHAIRFGGIHQFSFLGQGLASYMEVISEKIWKERVVQYLLKELINQYKRVLFLFHGLLESKDTSQILEKFTLERQLPHSIFRVVTPYIDFRAIELPDFLKKHKRKFKSIHRREKRLKEYGQLTFQKVDDGNLDNMFQLFERRWQKKVDTSGFTKERTRAFIEQLAKQQDAALALKVHRLQFENIWIGFTVDICCRGRNFCHTMGHEPDFNMFGPGRLIEKENMLQAHSTNLQLYDFGSGYEPYKFEWYTHLDFTRKFIMSTTGIRERLFRNAMVLHETVLTIVKANRRMVEWKRNTLGEMRYWLTKATLHEWFSMLKCRVLSGRVFHIYYLQTKRGHNKSNFREIYIQSLLEHDKRSELLMHYFKGYKLYGQTNQEVAYLRHDQLIREEAIGFIQELPPNTTYIKNYELPNLQIIVGEVQREGRAICTSANWFEWRKRKKLSALGFQKVERVWVNQFLKWKKIYRQQEKWEKYFLKQGHKLEHIWHLAILSLLI; this is encoded by the coding sequence GTGCTAGAGTATAGACTCGTGACAACGATTGACGAGCTTGAGTCGTATAAGGAAACTTGGACTAAGATACTTGAACGTGAAAAAAACGATAATCCATTCATAGAGTATGGTTGGGTGTCGACGTGGTGGTCGATACTTGGGTGCGAAGAAAATGTGGAAATTTACGTAGTTGAGCATAGTGGAGAGCCCATTGCATTTTTTCCATTTGTTCATGCTATTCGATTTGGTGGCATTCATCAATTTAGCTTTTTAGGACAAGGACTTGCTTCTTATATGGAGGTGATTTCCGAAAAAATTTGGAAAGAGCGAGTGGTGCAATATTTATTAAAAGAACTGATAAACCAATATAAACGGGTTCTTTTCTTGTTCCATGGTTTGCTTGAAAGTAAGGATACTTCTCAGATTTTAGAAAAGTTTACTTTAGAACGACAATTGCCCCATTCAATTTTTCGTGTGGTCACACCTTATATAGATTTTAGAGCAATTGAATTACCGGATTTTTTAAAGAAGCATAAGCGTAAATTTAAAAGTATTCATCGTCGAGAGAAACGATTAAAAGAATATGGTCAACTTACGTTTCAAAAAGTTGATGATGGAAATTTAGATAATATGTTTCAGTTGTTCGAAAGAAGATGGCAAAAGAAAGTAGATACGAGTGGATTTACAAAGGAGCGGACGCGGGCATTTATTGAACAGCTCGCAAAACAACAAGATGCAGCACTTGCATTAAAAGTTCATCGGTTGCAATTTGAAAATATCTGGATTGGCTTTACAGTAGATATTTGCTGTCGAGGTAGAAATTTTTGTCACACAATGGGGCATGAGCCGGATTTCAATATGTTCGGACCTGGACGATTGATCGAGAAGGAAAATATGCTGCAAGCACATAGTACAAACTTACAACTATACGATTTTGGCAGTGGCTACGAACCGTATAAGTTTGAATGGTATACTCATTTAGATTTTACAAGAAAATTCATTATGAGTACGACAGGTATTAGGGAACGACTATTTCGAAATGCAATGGTGCTCCATGAAACGGTTTTAACAATAGTAAAAGCAAATCGTAGAATGGTTGAATGGAAACGTAATACATTAGGAGAAATGCGATACTGGTTGACAAAGGCAACTTTGCACGAGTGGTTTTCAATGCTAAAATGTAGGGTTCTTAGTGGACGGGTATTTCATATTTATTATTTACAGACAAAACGAGGTCATAACAAATCGAACTTTCGTGAAATCTATATTCAATCCTTACTGGAACACGATAAGCGTTCCGAGCTCCTTATGCATTATTTTAAAGGCTATAAACTGTACGGACAAACCAATCAGGAAGTCGCTTATTTGCGACATGATCAATTGATTCGTGAAGAAGCAATTGGATTTATACAGGAGTTGCCACCGAATACTACATATATTAAAAATTATGAACTACCGAACCTCCAAATAATAGTCGGGGAAGTGCAACGGGAAGGGCGAGCAATTTGTACGTCTGCCAATTGGTTTGAATGGCGGAAACGTAAGAAGTTGTCAGCATTGGGATTTCAAAAGGTAGAACGTGTATGGGTCAATCAATTTTTAAAATGGAAAAAAATATATCGTCAACAGGAAAAATGGGAAAAATATTTTTTGAAACAAGGGCATAAATTAGAGCATATTTGGCATCTAGCCATACTTTCCTTACTTATATAA
- a CDS encoding NUMOD4 domain-containing protein: protein MTLTKQQALQALNKNKFIGFTITTGNIIMKKVNKTDYNIFVYEEGSDKPLHYVGSIMNVMATMSDKASNKDFIVVDQLPEEQEPEAPAKEQKPVDKAVIKTTNLDEESRAIAGYEGLYEITASGRIMTVRENRPLARCNDEYGFHIVRLTKDGTASNHNVFELWKQTFPELEQTHFKGALKAKYGTGCKLIDKPGIHF, encoded by the coding sequence ATGACTTTAACAAAGCAACAAGCATTACAAGCACTAAATAAAAACAAATTTATCGGTTTTACGATTACGACAGGAAACATTATTATGAAAAAGGTAAATAAAACTGACTATAATATTTTTGTCTATGAAGAAGGTAGCGACAAACCATTACATTATGTAGGCTCCATTATGAATGTAATGGCAACAATGAGCGATAAAGCTTCCAATAAAGATTTTATTGTCGTTGACCAACTTCCAGAGGAACAGGAGCCCGAAGCGCCTGCTAAAGAACAAAAACCTGTTGACAAGGCAGTTATTAAAACAACTAATTTAGATGAAGAAAGCCGTGCAATTGCAGGCTATGAAGGACTCTATGAAATAACAGCAAGCGGGCGAATTATGACAGTGCGAGAAAATCGTCCACTCGCTCGTTGTAATGACGAATACGGTTTTCATATTGTCCGCCTAACAAAAGACGGCACAGCGTCAAATCATAATGTCTTCGAACTATGGAAGCAGACATTCCCAGAGCTTGAACAAACACACTTTAAAGGTGCCTTAAAAGCGAAATACGGCACAGGCTGTAAGCTAATTGACAAACCTGGCATTCACTTTTAA
- a CDS encoding helix-turn-helix transcriptional regulator, translated as MEQRIKELRASFGWTQEQLSEKLGVSRQTIISIENGRYNPSLELAYKIAKSFQLSIEEVFIFEEGSDE; from the coding sequence ATGGAACAGCGCATAAAAGAGCTGAGGGCTTCCTTTGGTTGGACACAGGAACAACTATCCGAAAAACTAGGTGTTTCGAGACAAACGATTATTTCGATAGAGAATGGTCGTTATAATCCGTCTTTAGAACTGGCGTATAAGATTGCAAAATCATTTCAACTAAGTATTGAAGAAGTATTTATTTTTGAGGAAGGTAGTGATGAATGA